From the genome of Acidobacteriota bacterium, one region includes:
- a CDS encoding cupin domain-containing protein, translated as MAIVTITGENRTLRDREAITGYLASIGIEYERWDSSRDISSNAPADEILGAYSDEIEELKARGGYVTADVIDVNPQTPGLEAMLAKFNREHWHDEDEVRFIIHGRGVFHIHPPDGAVVAIEVEAGDLIRVPRGTWHWFNLCETREIRAIRLFQDPAGWAPNYTESGVDAGYEPMCFGPSHVPSQSAIN; from the coding sequence ATGGCCATCGTCACAATCACCGGCGAGAATCGCACGCTGCGAGATCGAGAAGCTATCACCGGCTACCTGGCAAGCATCGGAATCGAATACGAGCGATGGGACTCGTCGCGCGATATTTCTTCCAATGCGCCTGCGGACGAGATCCTTGGCGCTTACTCTGACGAGATTGAAGAGCTCAAAGCCCGGGGAGGCTACGTCACCGCGGACGTGATCGACGTGAACCCGCAGACGCCCGGACTGGAAGCGATGCTGGCAAAGTTCAATCGCGAGCACTGGCACGACGAAGACGAGGTTCGCTTCATCATTCACGGCCGCGGGGTGTTTCACATCCATCCGCCTGACGGCGCGGTCGTGGCCATCGAGGTCGAAGCCGGCGATTTGATCCGCGTCCCGCGAGGCACCTGGCATTGGTTCAACCTGTGCGAGACCCGCGAGATCAGAGCGATCCGCTTGTTCCAGGACCCGGCGGGCTGGGCCCCTAACTACACCGAGAGCGGAGTGGATGCCGGGTATGAGCCGATGTGTTTCGGACCTTCGCATGTCCCGTCGCAAAGTGCAATCAACTAG
- a CDS encoding pyridoxamine 5'-phosphate oxidase family protein, translated as MKRLPPKLKEFCQKQELLRLAYIDRGQPRVVPVWFVVIGRDYYAGTYANSPKWKALKRKARVAWVIDGGKQGKYKGVSMFGAAEEVTDKKLRARIYRALGEKYFASAVHPKHIEIWGEADDPSPAYMRLKAEDGFWWEY; from the coding sequence ATGAAGAGATTACCTCCAAAGCTCAAAGAGTTCTGCCAGAAACAGGAGCTGTTGCGCCTTGCTTACATTGACCGTGGCCAGCCGCGAGTAGTTCCGGTGTGGTTTGTAGTCATCGGGCGCGACTACTACGCCGGCACCTACGCCAACAGTCCGAAGTGGAAGGCCCTCAAACGCAAAGCGCGCGTCGCGTGGGTAATCGACGGTGGGAAGCAAGGCAAGTATAAAGGCGTTTCGATGTTTGGCGCTGCCGAAGAGGTAACCGATAAAAAGCTGCGAGCCAGGATCTACCGTGCGTTGGGCGAGAAATACTTCGCTTCGGCCGTTCATCCGAAACACATCGAGATATGGGGCGAGGCCGATGATCCCTCGCCGGCTTACATGCGGCTGAAGGCTGAAGACGGATTCTGGTGGGAGTACTGA
- the mtnC gene encoding acireductone synthase has product MTSPFTKPVKVLLLDIEGTTTPIDFVYKILFPYARKNVKPYLAAHRSSPEVQPDIRALLEENAEDARCELDPPLLKGPAEHVPVDRVAAYVQWLMDRDRKSTPLKSLQGKLWEEGYGNGELRSQIFEDVTRAFKRWREQNKEICIYSSGSVLAQRLLFANTEAGDLTSFISGYFDTNIGAKQDPESYRRIANSLERLPDEIVFVSDVTAELDAAASAGFETLLCVRPGNPIQGPSPSHAVIHSFDEISPN; this is encoded by the coding sequence GTGACGTCGCCTTTCACAAAACCCGTCAAAGTCCTTCTTCTCGACATCGAGGGCACAACCACTCCGATTGATTTCGTTTACAAAATACTTTTCCCCTACGCGCGAAAAAATGTGAAGCCTTATCTTGCGGCCCATCGATCGTCGCCCGAAGTGCAGCCGGACATTCGCGCCTTGCTCGAGGAAAACGCGGAAGACGCCAGGTGTGAGCTTGATCCGCCGCTGTTGAAGGGACCTGCTGAACACGTCCCGGTCGATCGGGTCGCCGCATATGTGCAATGGCTGATGGATCGCGATAGAAAGTCGACGCCGTTGAAATCACTTCAAGGAAAACTTTGGGAAGAAGGATATGGAAACGGCGAGCTGCGCAGTCAGATCTTCGAAGACGTGACGCGCGCATTCAAGCGGTGGCGCGAGCAGAACAAAGAGATTTGCATTTACTCGTCGGGCAGCGTGCTTGCGCAAAGGCTGTTGTTCGCGAACACCGAAGCGGGCGACCTCACTTCGTTCATCAGCGGCTACTTCGACACTAACATCGGTGCAAAGCAAGACCCGGAGAGCTACCGCCGCATTGCAAACTCGCTCGAGCGGCTGCCGGACGAAATAGTTTTTGTGTCTGATGTGACCGCTGAGTTGGACGCCGCCGCGTCCGCTGGTTTCGAAACGTTGCTATGCGTGCGGCCGGGAAATCCTATTCAAGGACCATCGCCCAGCCACGCGGTGATTCACAGTTTTGACGAAATATCGCCGAATTGA